GGGCAGGACAGTGGTATCAGAAGAGATCATCGTCCATAGAGATATTGCTCTATCAGAATATACAGGTGCAAGGGTTCATATAGCCCATGTAACCACTGCTGGTGGAGTGAGAATTATCAAGGATGCAAAGAGCAGAGGTATAAATGTTACTGCAGAGACCTGTCCACAATATTTTACTCTAACAGAGGATGCCATAAGAGATTACGATACGAATGCAAAGATGAATCCCCCGCTCAGAACAGCGAAGGATGTGGAGGCAATAAAAGAAGGGGTAAGAGATGGGACAATAGATGTTATAGCAACCGACCATGCACCCCACGCCCAATTTGAAAAAGAGGTTGAATTTGACTATGCCCCTTTTGGGATTGTAGGGCTTGAGACTGCATTATCACTTTCTATGAGGCTTGTAAAAGATGGATGGATTACATTGAGTCGTCTCATCGAGATGTTGTCCTGTAATCCTGCAAAGATACTTGGTATTGAAAAGGGAGGGATTAAGGTGGGCTCAATTGCAGATATTACAATTATAGATCCTGAAAGAGAGATTACCATTGATTCATCTAAGTTTAAATCAAAAGGCAGAAATACCCCCTTCAACGGTTTTAAGGTAGCAGGTATTCCTGTTATCACAATATGCAAAGGAAAGGTGTATAGCTCAGAATGGTAAAAAAGGCAATCCTTGCATTGGCTGACGGAATGATTTTCGAAGGTGAGTCTTTTGGCTCAGAAGGGGAAGCCATCGGTGAGGTGGTATTCAACACCAGTATGACAGGCTATCAGGAGATACTCACAGACCCATCCTATAAGGGACAGATAGTAACCATGACCTACACCCAGATTGGGAATTACGGTGTGAATGAAGAGGATATTGAATCTAATGGTGGCCCGAAGGTTGAGGGCTTTGTTGTGAAAGAGTATCTTGATTATCCAAGTAACTGGCAATCTACAGATTCTATTGATGCCTATCTTAAAAAGTATGAAATAGTTGGGATTCAAGACATTGATACAAGGGCGCTGACAAGACATCTCAGAAATTATGGTGCACAGATGGGGATAATCTCCACGATAGATTTAGAACCAGCAAGTCTGCTTAAAAAAGTAAGAGCACATCCTGGGATTTCTGCATTTGACCTTGTAAAAGAGGTGACAACAAGAGGGTCATATAAATGGACAGAAGAAAAAAAACTTCTTAATGTAACTTCAGGACTTCAGGACTTCAGGACTTCAGGACTTAAAAGGGTTGTTGTCTATGACTTCGGCGTCAAGTTTAATATTCTGAGGAACCTTGTTGATGCTGGCTTTGATGTAACCGTTGTGCCTGCTCAGACCCCAATAGAGAAAGTGCTTGAGATAGATCCTGATGGGATAGTTTTGAGTAACGGTCCAGGCGACCCTGAGACGGTGACTTACGCCATAAAGAATACAAAAAGGCTCATGGGCAAAAAGCCTATTTTTGGAATCTGTCTTGGTCATCAGATACTGGGGCTTGCAATGGGTGGCAGGACATACAAACTTAAATTTGGACATCACGGTGGGAATCATCCTGTTAAAGATTTATCCACAGGCGGGGTTGAGATTACAGCACAGAATCATAACTACTGTGTTGATATTAAAAGTCTTAATGGTCAGGTTAAATTAACACACAAAAATCTATATGATGGGACAGAGGAGGGCATGGAACATGTGGAGTTACCAATATTCTCTGCTCAGTATCACCCAGAGGCAGGGCCTGGACCGAATGACTCAGCATATCTGTTTAAGAGGTTCAGGGACATGATTGAGAGATTTCAATAGATGGAATTAGATTTCCAGAGCATATTTAAGGAGCTTAATAAACTGAAGGTTGATTATCTTGTCGTAGGAGGATTGGCTGTCAATTTTCATGGTGTTCCGAGAATGACCTATGATATTGATCTTATGATATTGCTTCAACCAGAAAATATCAACAAACTGGTAACAAAGCTTATCGATTGGGACTACCGTCCAAAAGTTCCAATTAATCCTATGGAACTTGCTGATGAAGCAAAAAGGAATTCCTGGATCCAGGAAAAGGGAATGACGGCATTAAATTTTTACAGTGAGACATCACCCATTGGAGAAATTGACATTGTCCTTGATTCACCGATTCCTTACGATGAACTGAAAAACAGGGCTGTCGTGATCGAGCTTCAAGAAGAAAAAATACTTACTGTCTCAATTCATGATCTCATTAAGCTTAAGCAGAAGTCAGGCCGTAAACAGGACATCGCAGATGTAGAATACCTGAAGA
The Nitrospirota bacterium DNA segment above includes these coding regions:
- a CDS encoding dihydroorotase; protein product: MKILIKNGHIIDPSQGIDGIGDILIEGGKIKEINRGREGVGGRRRTPNSELSNNSELRTIDAKGLIVTPGLIDMHVHLREPGFEYKETIKSGTEAAVRGGFTSICCMPNTEPVNDNGAVTEFILRKAAEEGMVTVYPVGAITKGLNGETLSEIGELKSTGCVAISDDGKPVANSLVIRRAMEYAKTFDMPIISHCEDLNLSEDGMVNEGLVSLELGLRGRTVVSEEIIVHRDIALSEYTGARVHIAHVTTAGGVRIIKDAKSRGINVTAETCPQYFTLTEDAIRDYDTNAKMNPPLRTAKDVEAIKEGVRDGTIDVIATDHAPHAQFEKEVEFDYAPFGIVGLETALSLSMRLVKDGWITLSRLIEMLSCNPAKILGIEKGGIKVGSIADITIIDPEREITIDSSKFKSKGRNTPFNGFKVAGIPVITICKGKVYSSEW
- the carA gene encoding glutamine-hydrolyzing carbamoyl-phosphate synthase small subunit, producing the protein MVKKAILALADGMIFEGESFGSEGEAIGEVVFNTSMTGYQEILTDPSYKGQIVTMTYTQIGNYGVNEEDIESNGGPKVEGFVVKEYLDYPSNWQSTDSIDAYLKKYEIVGIQDIDTRALTRHLRNYGAQMGIISTIDLEPASLLKKVRAHPGISAFDLVKEVTTRGSYKWTEEKKLLNVTSGLQDFRTSGLKRVVVYDFGVKFNILRNLVDAGFDVTVVPAQTPIEKVLEIDPDGIVLSNGPGDPETVTYAIKNTKRLMGKKPIFGICLGHQILGLAMGGRTYKLKFGHHGGNHPVKDLSTGGVEITAQNHNYCVDIKSLNGQVKLTHKNLYDGTEEGMEHVELPIFSAQYHPEAGPGPNDSAYLFKRFRDMIERFQ
- a CDS encoding DUF6036 family nucleotidyltransferase — its product is MELDFQSIFKELNKLKVDYLVVGGLAVNFHGVPRMTYDIDLMILLQPENINKLVTKLIDWDYRPKVPINPMELADEAKRNSWIQEKGMTALNFYSETSPIGEIDIVLDSPIPYDELKNRAVVIELQEEKILTVSIHDLIKLKQKSGRKQDIADVEYLKMILER